Proteins from one Erpetoichthys calabaricus chromosome 11, fErpCal1.3, whole genome shotgun sequence genomic window:
- the LOC114660356 gene encoding protocadherin gamma-A8-like produces the protein MLLWTSITQVPIVIVLTVYTFVVTGEVRYSIPEEKTRESFIGNIAKDLGLDDQRLKTGRAHIYTEGGTEYIELNVNKGILVVKDRIDREQICERIIPCLLHFQIVLENPMEFHRVTIDIVDINDNNPSFTKKYIRLEISELSVPGALFSLPSAVDSDVGINTLKSYTLTPNDHFKLKMQAQSDGSSSVNLLLEMPLDREKQEEHFLLLTAVDGGEPQRSGTVEINIIVLDANDNAPVFTEDIYKAAVLEDSSIGSVLIRVNATDADKDMNGYIKYFFSHVADNAQGIFEINPDSGEIKLIGQVDFENRKMYEMTVEAKDVGGLVSSSKVIIEVIDVNDNVPFINLMSVSNQISEDSLPGTVIAMINVQDKDSGKNGKVSCLVSQNIPFKLKSSLNNFYTLETDGFLDREKVSQYNITIVAKDEGQPPLSATHSITLQISDVNDNVPKFEKQHYTTYIMENNAPGSSFFSVRAKDDDSDLNSRISYFIEERGISNISVSSFVSVNSDEGVLYAVRSFDFEQLSHFQVSVTAKDRGSPPLSSSVIIDIYVQDQNDNHPEILYPVLSKVSPVAEFIPRSADVGYLVTKVVAVDKDSGQNAWLSYKLVKPTDQTLFEVGLHNGEVRTLRPVMEKDSSKQRLAILVEDSGQPSRSATANVNVAITDNLAMAFTEFSDFAQERSDSDIRFYLVLALVIVSFIFIVFIIVLISLKLHRWRSNKLFNECSNGTLPVIPYYPPRYAEVGATGTLCHVYNYEVCLTTDSGKSEFKYVKPVTQSVMEKDPSENEARGRISNNLIEDEDFLQVSFIMVQFAD, from the coding sequence ATGCTACTCTGGACATCCATTACGCAGGTACCGATCGTCATTGTTTTAACTGTGTACACGTTTGTAGTGACTGGAGAGGTCCGTTATTCTATTCCGGAGGAGAAAACGAGGGAGTCTTTCATAGGTAATATTGCTAAGGATTTAGGATTAGATGATCAGAGACTGAAAACTGGAAGAGCTCATATTTATACAGAAGGGGGCACGGAATATATTGAGCTTAATGTAAATAAGGGGATTTTAGTTGTTAAAGACAGAATTGACAGAGAACAGATCTGCGAAAGAATAATTCCTTGCTTATTACATTTTCAGATTGTCCTTGAAAATCCTATGGAATTTCATAGAGTTACCATTGATATTGTGGATATAAATGACAATAATCCTTCGTTTACCAAAAAATATATTCGGTTAGAAATTAGTGAATTATCCGTTCCAGGAGCATTGTTTTCTCTACCGAGTGCAGTAGACAGCGATGTCGGTATTAACACACTGAAATCATATACGCTCACACCAAACGATCATTTTAAACTAAAGATGCAGGCTCAGTCGGACGGCAGTAGTTCGGTGAATTTATTGTTAGAAATGCCTttggacagagaaaaacaagaagaGCATTTTCTGCTTTTAACAGCGGTTGATGGAGGGGAGCCTCAGCGGTCTGGCACGGTCGAAATTAACATTATTGTTCTCGATGCCAATGACAATGCCCCCGTTTTTACTGAAGATATTTACAAAGCTGCTGTCCTAGAAGATTCGTCGATAGGCTCTGTGCTCATAAGAGTAAATGCCACTGACGCAGACAAAGATATGAATGGATACATTAAATACTTCTTCTCTCACGTAGCAGATAATGCTCAAGGTATATTTGAAATAAATCCTGATTCAGGAGAAATAAAACTTATTGGGCAAGTAGATTttgaaaacaggaaaatgtatGAAATGACAGTGGAGGCAAAAGACGTTGGTGGTCTTGTAAGTTCTAGTAAAGTAATAATTGAAGTAATTGACGTAAATGATAACGTACCGTTTATAAATCTCATGTCAGTATCAAATCAAATCTCCGAAGACTCCTTACCTGGTACAGTGATAGCAATGATTAACGTGCAAGATAAAGACTCTGGGAAAAATGGTAAAGTCAGTTGTCTGGTTAGTCAAAATATTCCATTTAAATTAAAGtcatctttaaataatttttatacttTAGAAACAGATGGCTTTCTAGATCGCGAAAAAGTGTCGCAATATAATATTACCATTGTAGCTAAAGATGAAGGACAGCCTCCACTTTCAGCCACACATTCAATCACACTGCAGATTAGTGATGTTAACGATAATGTTCcaaaatttgaaaagcaacattaCACAACATACATCATGGAAAACAATGCTCCCGGGTCTTCGTTTTTTTCGGTGAGAGCCAAAGATGACGACTCGGACCTCAACAGTAGAATATCTTACTTTATTGAAGAAAGAGGGATTAGTAACATCTCGGTTTCATCATTCGTGTCTGTTAATTCAGATGAAGGTGTCCTCTATGCCGTGCGTTCATTCGATTTTGAGCAGCTGAGTCATTTTCAAGTCTCTGTTACAGCAAAAGATAGAGGATCCCCGCCTCTGAGTTCCAGTGTAATAATAGATATATATGTTCAGGATCAAAACGACAATCATCCAGAGATTTTATATCCAGTTCTGAGCAAAGTGTCACCGGTCGCTGAGTTCATACCTCGTTCTGCAGATGTTGGCTATCTGGTTACTAAGGTTGTGGCCGTTGACAAGGACTCTGGACAGAATGCTTGGCTTTCCTATAAACTTGTCAAACCCACCGACCAGACGCTTTTCGAAGTGGGCTTACATAATGGAGAAGTAAGAACCCTTCGTCCAGTTATGGAGAAAGATTCTTCAAAGCAAAGACTAGCTATTTTAGTAGAAGACAGCGGACAGCCCTCTCGCTCTGCTACAGCCAATGTCAATGTTGCCATTACTGATAACTTAGCAATGGCGTTCACAGAATTCAGTGATTTTGCGCAAGAGAGAAGTGACAGTGACATCAGGTTTTATTTAGTGCTCGCCTTAGTAATAGTCTCATTCATTTTTATCGTGTTCATTATTGTTCTAATATCATTAAAATTGCACAGGTGGAGAAGTAATAAACTTTTCAATGAGTGCTCAAATGGAACTCTCCCTGTTATTCCGTACTACCCGCCCCGTTATGCAGAAGTCGGAGCCACCGGGACCCTTTGTCATGTCTATAACTATGAGGTCTGCCTCACGACAGATTCtggaaaaagtgaatttaaatatgtaaaaccTGTGACACAGAGTGTTATGGAAAAAGATCCTAGTGAAAATGAAGCAAGGGGTCGCATCTCGAATAATTTAATTGAAGATGAAGATTTCTTGCAGGTAAGCTTCATTATGGTACAATTTGCTGACTAA